DNA from Ammospiza caudacuta isolate bAmmCau1 chromosome 6, bAmmCau1.pri, whole genome shotgun sequence:
CAAATGATGAGTGTAAGCCACTTCTGCAGTCCTCTTTCCTCTTAAATTCTTTCCCCCCTTATTGTCTACCTAGAAATTGACAGCATCTAGCCTTGGAGCTGGGAATATTGTTTACCAGGAAGGCCAGTACCAGTATCAGTATCTAGACTGTCCTGTGTTCCCCACCATGTGTTTTACAGCAGCAAACCATATGTTGCTATTATGACTTCTTTCCCCCTGTGAATGAAGTGATCTTTCTCCTGTTAAATGCCATTCTAAGTATAGGCAAATTTTTTTGGTCAGGGCTTGTCTGTTGGTCTCTGTGGGAATAGTTTTTAATGCTCATTGTGGCTTAGGGATTCAGAGTAATCATTTCAATAGGTGTCATTAATAATAATGTGTGTACAGCTTACAGTTGTCATTAAGCTGCTCTGCACAGTCATATCAAAAAGTATCCATTAATAGGAATGTCTTCAAAAGtgttctggaaaaaaaggaTGTGAAATGTAGGGATACAAAAAGACAGTTATTTAATATAGGACAGTTATTTAACATAgttgttatttttcattatttgtatGATGCTTTTTGATGTAGCTTTAGCAGCATGACTTTGTCCAAACAATTTAATAGCCAAATGAGAAGTTCAGTTCCAACTCTTACCGTTTATAACTTGGCTATATTTGCTACCAGAAAATAAAGCCTTGCAGGTGCTGTTAAAAAACAGAGAGAGTCAACATTAAACAAGCACTTGGTCCTCATTGAGCTGTGTCACTTAATCAGCTGTATTGACACTGTGCTTTCAGACAGCTCAGCACAATAGGCTTAGTTTGGTAAACACCAGAGTGTGTTGGTTTGATATAGAAGCTGTGTGGGAACATCCTGAACTGCCTGGCAGGaatgccaggagctggcaggggacCGAACCCAATTCGGTTGTGGATTCACCGCAGCCATGGGGGTACCTGggtctgctctgggctgcacaTGGGTGCAAGACTGCTGTGATCCTGGGCAGCAGGTGATTGACAGTACAGTGAAGTGTGGAAATCTGTGGAAGTTCCTGCCAATGAGAAATCGAAGTACGGTTCCAACAATTCAAAAACCTGCTCGGTCATCGTTACTGGCCAGCTTGTCGGGACATCTCCTTTACCTTAGACAGACCAAACCCAGCCAGCCCCCAGGTGCTGTGGAGTGtagcagcccagcagagctggaagctGTAGCAGTGACGGTGGCTCTCTCTTTGCCCTCGCAGGACCAGCAGCCCTTCGCCAACGCGCACGACGTGCTGGCGCGCTCGCGCAGCCGCGCCAACGTGCTCAACAAGGTGGAGTACGCGCAGCAGCGCTggaagctgcaggtgcaggagcAGCGCAAGTCCGTCTTCGACCGGCACGTGGTGCTCAGCtaagggggctcagggagcagctccaggcgTGTGGACTGGTGCAAAGAGCTGACAGAAGTCTTCCTGATCCTGCCGATTCAGAAGGGTTTTCTTGAATGATTTGTTattgatttaaaaacaaaacaaattaaagaaGTAATTGAGCTATGAAGGGATGTACTGGAATGGAAGGAGTTTAAGCAGATTAGTTAACCAAAAGCTTAAATCTTTGGTTTCAAATGGCTTttactaacaaaaaaaaagaagacaaaccCTGAGATACCTTGGGTTGCCACCATGGTACATTCTTTACAGTTGTGACTTTATGGTGGTTTTTAACTAGATATTTCTCTTTACTATTTATGTGGTTAAAAAGTACCTGGGAACACAGTAATAACTTACAACTCACTAATCACTTTATGTAAAGACCTTTTGTAAATATATTTGGATTTTCTGCTGATTGATGCTAGGTACTGGAAATCAAAGTCTTGCAGTGTAGTTTTGGCCTCAGAGAATGAACCCCTGCTGGCTGTGTTCATTTGGTTTCTTGCACTCGTACTTTCAAGATGCTTGTATGGCAAGTGATGTCTGCAGACTTAAAGCAAAACATAAGTGGACACTGACTCCTGGAGCTGCATATTTCAAGTACTGTGATGTAGATAAATTCAAATGCAGTGCACATTCAAGACAGTGTTGACGTTTTGTTCTATTTTGCTTTAACAGCTTAATATATTGTAGGTGTATGATAGCTCTTATAaaatcttttccctttcttttcatGGATAAAGTCTCAGGAGTTAGTATatgatgaaatatttattataaaaatcTTCCTGCATTTGTCTGGATTGATGGTGTAAGGCACATACTTTCTCTAGCACCTGTCATCTTGGGAGTTAGGTGTATTTTTTTATCTGTGACTCTGTATTCATCTCTCTTCAGAGGTTATACAGTTGCTGGATGACTAACTTTCATATATCCCCTTTGGAATGTAACAATTAAAGataaaactgatttttgaaAAATGGATCTGCATTATCAGTTTGTCATAATTTTTCTCCCTCGTTATGCTGCATGTAAACTCCATCTGTAAAAGTGCTCCTCTAAACACGCTTCAGAGTAGAAATGTGCACTTGTTCAGTGATTAGGTAAAGAAAGGCTCATCAAATTGttaattgaaagaaaattttaatccCTGACTCAGATGTAGCTGTGCATGTGTTGTTGCATTATTGTGTGACAGTTTTCAGTTCAGTGTGGAAGGAGGTGGTCCTTGGAAGAATACTCTGTttctgggggcagttttggctTGCTTACTCCATGCCTGGGGGACAGCCAGGTACACAGCTTTGTTTTAATGCCAGTCCTGTAGACTTCCAAAACTGAGTTAACCTGGAGTCATTTAAAGCAGGTGGTGAATTGGTGGATTTACAGGATTCTtgctttaaattgaaaaaaaaattgcacaaGGATTGAcaggtcaaaaaaaaaattcatgcttAGGTTCAGTTTTTATGTTGAACATGGTCCCAGTGAGTGGGAGCTTGTTCAGTTGGTGCTGTGTGGTTGCTGGTTATGACACTTGGGGTctactaaagaaaaagaatgcaACTTGTTTGTGGAATACATGCCTTGATTGTTGAATATCTCCCTGTCTCCCAGTCCTGGGAGTTGTTCTACCTCTTGGCTGCCTTTCCTGTGAGGCCTGAAGCCGGTGTGGGAAGGGGGAAGTTGGATACAGCACTGTGGCTTACACAGGGGCAGCAGAAGGTGAAGCTCTCTTTCCTTGATGGGTGACAGTCACAAGAAGCAGGACTGAGTGTATGTCCATCTTTTGCCAGTAGAAGTATTTCTGATCTTACAATTTTAAGCTAaagtggtttgggtttggatttttgtgcGTGGTTATGCTTTGATTGATAGAAGGGCCAAGCCATGAGATAGTCCTAAGTGTCAATCCTGTAAAATGTGGAATTTTGAAGACTGGTGTCCTATTTTGTTGCACCTGTACAATTGGGCAGATATACTGATATATGTAGCACCTAAGTACATGTATACGTTGCATTATAGATTCTGTACTGTTTCTCTTTTTAAGCAAAACTTGTGTTGCTGCTGTTGGCTCACTCAAATCTTCTCATATGTATTCACCTTTTATGTGGTGTTACTCAACACTAAAAGAATTTCCCAAAATTACAGGTATAATGATTAAATTTAAAGGCATTAAGCTGGCTAATAATATGTGTCCTTACCTGTAGTGGAGAGAAATCCATTACAAATTTCTaaataaatgctgcttttctgtgtttaaaatgaAGCTATGGAAATTAGTTTGCTTATGCCTTGACGGTGCATATTTACCTAAATTCTAGCCAATTGTTCTATTTAGATATTAGAGTACAGAATGCCAATAAGTGAAAATACTGGATTGTATTTTCATTACTATACTGTAGTAGTCTGCAGCAGAAGGCAAGCAGGAAGTGAACAAACCACATTCCTGATTACTTTTTCAGGTAATCTGGATGTGCTCAATAGCAGTTTCAAAATTTCTAGCCCTTGATGCCAAGTTTTGTTGCCATCATAGCTGTGGTGTGGGTGGAAAAGCCCAACCAGAAATGAGCAGATCTAACTGTAAGCTACTTTGCATGTTGTCAATTGACTATAAATTGCTGCAGTCATTGACTCAGTGGAACAAGCTACATAATTCAGGTAAGAGACTTGCATGTTGCTGTATCTAGCCACAGATCTTCACTAAATATCAATGTTCCATTTGCTAACAGTGTTTTCATAGCTTTTTAATTAATCCTGTTTAATGTGATCTCTTATTAAATAAGATGTGAGAAAAATGGAACAttaacatcttttttttttaatatcattcagatattttcaggttttcatCTCTCTTTAAACAGCACATCTTGTTTCCCTGGATTTTACTTTCACCTGAAGATTGGTGAGTCTCTAGTCTAAGGGGAAAATGTTCCTAACACTTTGTGCAGGTGTGGAGGCAGCAGGTAACTGTTTTATGTAACCTTGTTACACAGCAGAAGTGTCACTACTAAGCAACAAATACTGCAAATATCTCTTCTTGAggggttgggttggttttggtttcttctCTGGAGTGATGTTGtgccataatttttttttgctatgtaGCAGACTTCTCTTCCTCAGTATTTTAAAGTTGTTAGCAGTAGAAAGATTTTAGGCAATAAGCCAGTCTTATAAGTAGAAAAGGGAAAGTTGACTGGCaactattttcattttatgaGGAGTCTATATTCacatatgtaaaaatatgtgaGTTTTTTGCATGCATAATAATGTGAAATGGATGTGTGTTCATGCTTTTAGCCTACCTACAGAAGTACCTGTTTAAGATGCATGGGACTCCCACTCATGTCTAGCAGCTATAAATGAATTTTTCACTCACAGGATGTCTGTTGTGAAATCTATGTGCattagaaaaagagaaaactctgCATACTGAGGCATTTTCATAGAATATTTTGAGGACAGGTCCTTATAATCTCTGTATAAATGTGGCAGGTATGAAGTCAGTAGATAATATTACATTATTCCTATATCCTTGTGGTGGATTTGTGTTATGGAGTTGTGATTGGACCATGTGAAGCTTTGCCAGATTTCTGTGAGTATGGAATCCAGCAGATTCTGGTAATCCAGTTTTAATGTTCAGGTGTGGTTTCCATTTTAGAGGATGCAATAGAGTCTAAGAGCTTTGGACAACAATGTATGGATGTGCAAATGGATGGTGAGTAAGAGCTTTTTGGATCAATTCTGTGTAGGCAAGTATTGGTTGCAATCTGTGAGGGTGGCTCATGGTGACTCTTTAAAAATTACCTggttatttaaaatgtatttaaagaaGCTGTTAGGTAACAGTCATTACATCCTCAGCAGTTAGGCTGATGTTTAGCTGTTGGAATAATGATATTGGGAAGGCACCATAATGCAGCTTCTTATAAACCACTGCAAGAGTGTCTTTGTGATGAATGTGTCAGGGTGATGTGAGTGGTTAGAGCTGCTGTAGTGCTGCTCtgaagagagggagggagggtaGGCCAGTCTGATTTACAGGCTTCCAGCAGGACCCCAACAGCTGTGTGCCATCCCTTCTTTGTATTACTAGGACatgcatttttcctttaataaagTGTTCATTTCATAAATATcacatatttaatatttaattcctAGCAGTAGGATTGTTTTTAGTGTTTCATGTCAGTGTTTAATCTGCAGGTAGGTGGAAAAGGAATGTGAGGACCCAAGGAGATGTTAGATTTAGTGGAAGTACTCTCGTCTCTAAATCTTTGTATGGGTGGATGTTGTACCTGAAAGATGTGGAATTTTAAGATTGAAATCCATTCTCTGCACAGGTTTTCCATTTTGTTAAAATGATACATTGAATGTAGCATCCCAtgaatagagagaaaaataatttgtctttGAAGGCTCTTTGGTATGAACATGGAGTCTTTTACTGGAACTGGAATTGTAGAATCAGTTTTTctcagggaggggaagggagtgGGGAAAATGCCTCAGATGTTGGCCTGCTTTATTTGTCTGTAAGTTTTGGTGGATTTGGAGCAAGCTAGACCTATGTGGAATGCATATAGGTAGAGTCTCTTCATTTCTAAAGCTGAGGTGAAAGGaagctgctttctctttcctttagGAAACTTTAGTGGCTTTATATTAATATCTGTTGTGTATTAATTTAATCAGTGTGACTGACTTGCACTTTCTTGTACTTTTCAAATGGGATGTTGTCTTGTTCTACCTGATCTTCCAACAGTGTTCTGAAATGTCACTAATGCATTAAAAAACTCTCTTCTGGAAAATGTTAGCAAGGCCTAGAGTTGGTAAGTCCAGGTGAGTTTTTTATACTGTTCAGTGTGAGTTAAAGTACTCTGTAATTATGTGTTTCCAGGCTAAATGCAGAACCTGATGGATGGCAAAAGCTACTGTAACCTCATCTGTGCTGAGGCTCAGCACATCCAGCTGGCAAGGCCTTTCTGTGCAGACCCACTGGTCACCTTTCACGTGTACCCAGAAGCACCAAGCCAGGTCTCTTTGGCTGAAGATTTGGCATTCCTGCCTTTCATGTCAGAGCATCTCGTCACAGAGACCTTCTACAGCgagccctgcccctttccctACCAAGTGCCCCATTCCAGTCTCCACAAAAGTGAGTACTCCTATGGCTCAGCTTTCATCAGGAAGAGGAATGAGAGGGAAAGGCAGCGTGTTAAGTGTGTCAATGAAGGCTATGCCAAGCTGAGGCACCACCTGCCCAAGGAATACTTGGAGAAACGGCTCAGCAAAGTGGAGACCCTGCGTGCTGCCATAAAATACATCAGGGACCTCCAGTCTGTGCTGTGCACTGACTCTGGGGTGGCAGGAAAAGGTGTCACAGAGCCAAACCAGGCACCTAAAGGCACTAACAAACCAGCCCAGTTTTTGGAGACGATCTGAAGAGTTCCAAAGCCAGCCCAAGGTATCCTGGCAGGAATGTAGTAGTCGCTGTGTCAATGACGTGTGTGTCCTGGCACTCCTTGGGAGCAGATCGTGGCACACGTCACTGTCAGCCAAAAAAGAGCTTGAACATTGCACATAGTTACTACACTTAGATATGAGAGGGACAACTGGGAGCATCTCAGCTGAATGACTTAAGTTAATTCATGAAAATCAGAACAGGTTTCTAAATTTGTCACCGAGCTAAAAATGTGACACCTATATGTGTGAAATAACTGTATGTATCATCACAACCTgcatgctttaaaataaaatctctctACTTATGGGACTGAGATTCTTGTTTTCTGTCATGTTATTGGTTTAATCTCACATGCACTTTCTTAAAATATTCACTCTAATTGCCAGTGATTCTTTTAAAGTGCCTTTTTAAAGGTTCCAAGGAGAGTTCGTTAGATGCCAAAAGAAAGGATCATTTAGtttaaaatggagaaaaatagaGTAGGGTAGGAGCTCTCTGAAGCACAGTTACTGAATATAGGAAGAGCATAAAGTTTTGTGAGTGCTGCTCCATCATTTTCTTATTAGTGAACATTTTAATCACATTGAAAACATTTTGACATTGTGTAATTTCTATTGAAAATTTGATTCTTGTACTGATGTCAGTGCCCTTAAAAATTACTAGGACTGCTTATAAAATACACAGTATAAAGAGGGCTGGCAAGGTTTTGGCCATCAGCATAAAAATAAACTgcaataaaaatttttttttgacTTTGATAATGGTTGAGGTCTGGAGTGGTCTTCCCCAACCTCCCAGTCTGTTCCTCTGTACTGCTGATGGTTTCAGTAAAGTGTTACAAAATAGAACTGtatgaagatgatgaagagaGTTTAGCTCAGAGCCAATAAAATGTCTTAACATTTCCTCTGTGTAAGGGAATCATTGATACTAAATAATTCTGCTGACAGCATGAGAGCTTGTAGGCTGTCTGTGCAGCAGAATCTATAAAAAAAAATGGTTACAGACTTCCCAAGTGATGTATCCTCTCTAACTGCCCTTATCCCACCCTGTTACATAGGTTTTATAGCAGTGAATTGAAACATGCCTAATAGAAGGCAATTAAGAATTCCAAGCACCtccttccccccaaaaaccacaaacaaaactaaccaaacaaaaaatcagtaAATGTCAACTCTTTGTTGTTCTTTTAAGGAGGATGTGAAAATTAGGGATCTCAGCAGAGATTAACAGGTATATTTCTGCATTATAATATGACATATTTTTGATAGGCACTTTGTAAGAGAGAGGTAGAATTCATTAATCCTTCCCCCTTACTGTGAAAGGAGAAAGTTGTAAAGTGATTTGACCTTGGTTTGTCTCAGCTTCAGCCTTTGTGTGCACATTTCAAACATGTTGATTTATCACACCCTGTGGTGGtgagcttttttaaaaattttccttAACCTGAACTGTAACTTTGATGCTGGGTTTTACCCTGCAATCACTGAGGACACTGAGCTCTCTTAAAATTCCTTCCCTATGGTGCGGGAGATCCATGGGGAATTGAACATTGAGCAAATGTGTGGCAGTCAAGTGGTCCTCTCTGAAATCACGTTCTGCTGGGTTTTAACCAGTCAGGTCAGGGTGCCCAATCCTGGCAGTAACAGCTGTGGCAACCTCCATAGCAACTGGGAAACACTGGCAGCAAAAGGCTCCCTGTGTCCAACAGGAAAAAGGCTGGCATTTCTGCATCCAGACTAAATCCAAATGGTGTGTTGTTACCAATAGCAGGTAAGTCTGAAATACTGCTGTGCCAAAGTACTTGGAGCTATCCAGAAAAAGCAGCATAATTGCCTTTGTCAATGCACTGTTGTGTGTACAAACAGGGGTGTTAAAATGTGCTTTAATGTAGAAGTGATAGTTGCCTTTCTTTGCAAAGCATTACTGATTTCATCTTGTTTTGGTTTATAACAGCAGTTTGTGCAGTCATGAAATAAATTGATATATTGTGCTGATTTCCTGACTTAAATATGAATTTTGCAGAGTTAATCCACTCTTCTTGCTGGGTTTACTGTGCTAGTTATCTGAAATGATGTATCTGTCTGGGAGTCTCCATAAAAAAGATTTCCAGTTCATATTTCTTAGATAAGACACAAAATATCATCTAAACATGAGTGcttaaactgcattttgtaaaattaagcatttaaattttataaGTTGTTGAGTTTCCATGCAAATGTTATCCTAAGTGTTTCTAagcaatatttaaaaagaaaaagattaatGGAAGCTTGTCTGCTGCATCTTTTGAAATTACCAGAGATAGCATCACATCATTGATCTTACTGTGACAGCTTCTGAATAGTTATCACTTGTCACATCTGAGCATCTCATTCTTTCTTGTTGCAAGCCATAATCCTGCTGTTAATAAAACATGACAGGGCAGctgaaagatgaaaatatttcctcttaaTACAtcattataaataaataacaggGAAATGTAATCTAACATCAAGTTCAAAACCTGTCACGTTTACTCAGGTTGTCAACTTCAGCTGTAATTTCTGTCTCAGCTTGTAAAACAGGGAAGGTTTGGCTGGCTCTGTACAAGACAGCTTTAAAGGAAGAATGTATGTGTAAGAAAAGAGTGCTGGAAACAAGGAGGGAAGTAAATATTGGAGGCAGGTGAAAGTTAttattttcctgggattttcaCAGCATTTACCGTTTCCTTGagtgtttctgctttttgtccAGGTTAGGATTTGTGTGAGTGAAGATCACTGAAGTCAGTTATGTGGGCTCATCTGGCCAACTGCCAGTCTGAATATTTTGAATGCagtgtttttaaacaaaaataaacgATTAACCAAAATTACAGGGTTCTTGAGGTACACTGGCCAGCACTTACTTATTGTCTCTTTTCTTCCAACAGGTCACAGCTGagtcctgcaggcagcagcttttccaagtATGGCTTGTTTGGAAGGGTCCCTGCCCAGGGGTCTCAGGTATTGCAGTGTGAGGCCAGCTTTGGACAAGGTTTCATGTTCCACTGTCATGTCCACAGTTaatccctgctgcaggagctctttTGTTCTGTACCCTGCCTGGATCGCTGAGCACCTCACCCCCCAGAGGTAAAATCAAGTTCCTGTTGAAGTCTgggattt
Protein-coding regions in this window:
- the ASCL3 gene encoding achaete-scute homolog 3, producing the protein MQNLMDGKSYCNLICAEAQHIQLARPFCADPLVTFHVYPEAPSQVSLAEDLAFLPFMSEHLVTETFYSEPCPFPYQVPHSSLHKSEYSYGSAFIRKRNERERQRVKCVNEGYAKLRHHLPKEYLEKRLSKVETLRAAIKYIRDLQSVLCTDSGVAGKGVTEPNQAPKGTNKPAQFLETI